The Pomacea canaliculata isolate SZHN2017 linkage group LG14, ASM307304v1, whole genome shotgun sequence genomic sequence ACTGTACAGCATATGGATTAACTTCTGGGACTATCATGGAGACTGCGCTGAATAAGTGTCAATTTCTCCGTAGATAGGTGACCTGCTCAGGCCACAACATTTCCACTGAAGATGTCAGTAGGACTTAGAGGCACAAACAGATCCACCTCCACCCCCAGCTAAGTTTCCCAGTTACAATAATTccaaaggagaaacaaaacaaaaccatagTGTCAGCAGGCCCCTCAAGATtgagtaaagaaataaaagctcaaATAGATAACAGAGTAAATCAGACAAAAGCAAACCAAACTTATTATAGGGTGCAGAAATCCAGCGTAGCAAAGTAATACCattgacattaaaaattttagGCACTGATCTAACATGGACAGGGacaaaaaacacatgcacacaaatgaaaacagaagaaaggacCAGTTCTAATTAAAAATGTGCCTCTGGAAAAATGTTTAGAATCCATGAACCGagaaataacattaataattaatacttatgaaaacatttcagaagCATGCTTTGTTCCTGGAGCATATCTTAATGCCTAGACATCACTGTCTCATTCTGAGATTTTTAAGCTGCATCATCTGAGAAagctgcttttttaaattttatttacaggtgTATAATATCCTATGCTGTGCTTAACAGACAGCCTTAAACTTCacacttaaaaattttaaaggctTCTTGAGTTCTTCTaagttaaatatgcagatatgCTTCCTCTTGCTAAGGGAACTCCTTTTTTACCTGCATGAGATTTAGTTAAAACAAATCAGGGTTTGATTGCTTCTAAGGAATCTAAAGGGTCAGATCTTGTGAAGAAATGAGTCAGCTTTGGAATGCAATCGTTCTCTGCCATACAGGATCAAATATTAttgagtattaaaaaaaacttaaagcatCAACATCATTTTAAGACACCTCTGCTTGTCACCATGATTCAGCTAAGcattaaacaaagaaatgcTCATTTAAACATGATCTGTTTCAATCTCACTAATGCCATCTTTTATGTGTCCTTCATCACCAAGCTCAACATATGCATTAAATGCCACAGAGTGAAAGTTCATGTCCTTCTCCAGCACATATTGCAAGAGGTTTAGCACACGTTTCCTGACTTGCCATACCTCAAGCCCTGCAAAAGGTTTTACATCAGGTCGTTGCCACAGCTTTTGATAATACTCCTGAAGGATGTTACTATCATGAGCCAGAATAGTGATGCAACTTAGAATATCCTCCTTTCCAAAGCCGTTAGATGTTAAAAAGTCATAATTACGCTTGATGACCAGTCTGTCAGCTGACCACACAGGTCTGCATGACTCCTTGTGTGGAAGCTGGGATTTTGTCACACCAAGAAGAGTGCAGAGATACCAGTGATTGCGGGCTATAGAACCAGAAGACTGGGGCAACCGGGCAGAGCGAATGAAACTCAGGACCATGTTGATGGGTGGCTGGGTAAAGCCTATCTCATGACATCTTTTGAAGGCCACTTTAAGTTTGCTCATGGGGTGCTTTAGGACATAGATATGGTTCAAGATGTCATGGCGATGCAGGCCTTGGTCGAGAAGGTACCTGATTTTATTGTATGCTACGGAGGGAAACCGGTTCGGGATGTTGATGCTTACATCGCAAATGTCCTTCTCTGTCACACCTAAGCACTTGGCAATAGAAGCGTAACTTAAAGCTGAACCATCTATCTCACGCTGATTCTCTAAGGCTTGCTTAACTCGAGaattaaa encodes the following:
- the LOC112555736 gene encoding uncharacterized protein LOC112555736 isoform X3; amino-acid sequence: MLKSAVTSLLLRCQTMVLQTSPVMACERWLHDDSRHGSKSEPPGNRSMNKAPCTLTEDAEQDVLQRARILKGLGQSEISVDLLMMVDSKPAEKVGRLLAERKKMIKFLCKVLGCSEPELEALKQKNKHLKKVYSRSVKDLEEKVRFLQQYSISNRDLRDAPEILNTRMSVLEARMVMLHKLKEEGKLHFEKWPLNTIAATQSIFNSRVKQALENQREIDGSALSYASIAKCLGVTEKDICDVSINIPNRFPSVAYNKIRYLLDQGLHRHDILNHIYVLKHPMSKLKVAFKRCHEIGFTQPPINMVLSFIRSARLPQSSGSIARNHWYLCTLLGVTKSQLPHKESCRPVWSADRLVIKRNYDFLTSNGFGKEDILSCITILAHDSNILQEYYQKLWQRPDVKPFAGLEVWQVRKRVLNLLQYVLEKDMNFHSVAFNAYVELGDEGHIKDGISEIETDHV
- the LOC112555736 gene encoding uncharacterized protein LOC112555736 isoform X1 — its product is MLSTSFLGRRSNSVIALLNYYSLALFSLYSGSIKINDMLKSAVTSLLLRCQTMVLQTSPVMACERWLHDDSRHGSKSEPPGNRSMNKAPCTLTEDAEQDVLQRARILKGLGQSEISVDLLMMVDSKPAEKVGRLLAERKKMIKFLCKVLGCSEPELEALKQKNKHLKKVYSRSVKDLEEKVRFLQQYSISNRDLRDAPEILNTRMSVLEARMVMLHKLKEEGKLHFEKWPLNTIAATQSIFNSRVKQALENQREIDGSALSYASIAKCLGVTEKDICDVSINIPNRFPSVAYNKIRYLLDQGLHRHDILNHIYVLKHPMSKLKVAFKRCHEIGFTQPPINMVLSFIRSARLPQSSGSIARNHWYLCTLLGVTKSQLPHKESCRPVWSADRLVIKRNYDFLTSNGFGKEDILSCITILAHDSNILQEYYQKLWQRPDVKPFAGLEVWQVRKRVLNLLQYVLEKDMNFHSVAFNAYVELGDEGHIKDGISEIETDHV
- the LOC112555736 gene encoding uncharacterized protein LOC112555736 isoform X2 — protein: MTRTSQRLVVGSIKINDMLKSAVTSLLLRCQTMVLQTSPVMACERWLHDDSRHGSKSEPPGNRSMNKAPCTLTEDAEQDVLQRARILKGLGQSEISVDLLMMVDSKPAEKVGRLLAERKKMIKFLCKVLGCSEPELEALKQKNKHLKKVYSRSVKDLEEKVRFLQQYSISNRDLRDAPEILNTRMSVLEARMVMLHKLKEEGKLHFEKWPLNTIAATQSIFNSRVKQALENQREIDGSALSYASIAKCLGVTEKDICDVSINIPNRFPSVAYNKIRYLLDQGLHRHDILNHIYVLKHPMSKLKVAFKRCHEIGFTQPPINMVLSFIRSARLPQSSGSIARNHWYLCTLLGVTKSQLPHKESCRPVWSADRLVIKRNYDFLTSNGFGKEDILSCITILAHDSNILQEYYQKLWQRPDVKPFAGLEVWQVRKRVLNLLQYVLEKDMNFHSVAFNAYVELGDEGHIKDGISEIETDHV